The Thunnus albacares chromosome 13, fThuAlb1.1, whole genome shotgun sequence genome segment TCTGGTAGAAATGTGGCttggtgtatttttgtttttctttaaagactTGAGGCCACcaggatgttgtttgttcttctgccagcagattgactccagagttgatgaatgtcagatggacatgaagagcagccagaaactcctgaacactcagatggacgaagcagaacaccttgtcctggtacagccctctttcctctttaaagacctgtgtgaacactcctgagtacactgaggctgctctgatatcgatgccacactctctcaggtctgattcatagaagatcaggttgcctttctgcagctgctcaaaagccagttttcccagagactcaatcatcttcctgctctctggactccagtgtggatctgtctcagctccttcatcatacttgacattcttcagtttggactgaaccaccaggaaatggatgtacatctcagtcagggtcttgggcagctctcctccctctctgcttttcaacagatcctccagaactgtagcagtgatccagcagaagactgggatgtggcacatgatgtggagacTTCGTGATGttttgatgtgggagatgatggtgctggcctgcttctcatctctgaatctTTTCTTGAAGTAttcctccttctgtgggtcagtgaaccctctgacctctgtcaccatgctgacacactcaggagggatctgattggctgctgcaggtcgtgtggttatccaaaggcgagcagagggaagcagtttccccctgatgaggtttgtcagcagcacatccactgaggtggactttgTAACGTCAGTCAGGATCTtattgttgtggaagtccagaggaagtcgacactcatccagaccatcaaagatgaacacaacctggaactcttcaaacctgcagattcctgcttctttggtttcagtaaagaagtgatgaacaagttccaccaaactgtactttttctctttcagcacatttagCTCTCTGAACGTGATCggaaatgtgaactgtatgtcctggttggctttgtcttcagcccagtccagagtgaacttctgtgttaagactgttttcccaatgccagccactccctttgtcatcactgttctgattggttcatctcttccaggtgaggctttaaagatgtcttcttgtctgattgttgtttctggtctgtctggtttcctggatgctatttcaatctgtctgacctcatgttcatcattgacctctgcagtccctccctctgtgatgtagagctctgtgtagatctgattcagaagggttgagtttcctgctttagcaatcccctcaaacacacactggaacctCTTCTTCAGGTTAGATTTAAGTTTACGTCGACACCTGCCAGCAGGAGTCCCTGAATGAACACACAGGAAATAGGATCAATGAATGAAGTATGaagcaaatatttaaacatttaattccctcaaagaatgagtgaataaaacatattttcatccATCTGTTGAGACATCAGTAAATTCCTCATTTATCCATCGTGTCAAATCTTTATAGaaatcctcttactgctctgcagacggtcagccagctcctcctgcttcattctcctcaggaagtgcagtgtgatcttcagaaatgccgctctgctgctcctcctctgctcttcctcctcaccgtccaacacctcctcatcctccctctgactctctaagcattctgggtaatctggactcagaaccttctgcatcttcttcagctcgttcttcacaaaagtgatgatgttctcctccagcagctggaacagaatacaATATGAATGACACAATCAAACTAACATCATGAAGCAAACATTAGATCCATGTTGGACAGAGTGACAATCCACTGGTCTACAAAGTGCAGCATGGAGATGATTGTGAACACAATAGATGTAAAAGTAGttgttgtacatgtacagaccataaatatggagtccaggtgtgtttgatgctgctgggcagactgaccactgggaacctctgagctctcctggtCTACTCTGTAGAGGAATCATAAAGAATGAGCTCACATTATGTCTGCCCACACAGAGACAATCACAAGCTAAAGGTCCATCAAGTGATATTTGGATGTGAACAGAGAATCAGATGACTCCCTGTAGTGGTAAAGCTTTACTAGTCCTgctgatcccactgagaatcaacagctcagtctgtttgtagctttcagctcagtgttttgcttcatcagtcagtttggTTTAGTCCCAACAGCTCTGATCAACCCTCCATacagctctccctccctcactgtacACTGCTGAAGTGCCCTAGAGCAAGGCAGCTACAACCTCCAGCttctccagtggagctgctcagtgtctGCCTGTAtcagactggttgaactgggcagctcccagtatgaaaatgacatttaggtgagaaagtgagaaagtaGGCAGGTGTCATGTCTGAGGTTTTTAGACGTCTTGTGTTTGAGCAGGTTGAGGAGTATTTAGTCAGATACAATATGTTGTATGAGCTTCAGTCTGgctttacagcagcagactctactgacacctgtcttattcatttgtttgattttattagacAAAACCTTGATGGAGGAAATTATGCTGACTTGCAGAAAGCTTTTGACACAGTGAATCATTCTGTACTGTTGTCAAAGTTACAGTGCATGGTGTTTGGACATACTGCTGTAAAAtggtttatttcttacattacaGGAAGAACTCAAGTCTGTGATATTGAAGTGGTTCTATCAGAACCTCAGGATATTACATGTGTGGTGCTGCACAGTTCTATTTTAGGACCTCTTTTACTTcttatgtatataaatgatacgacagctgctgtgacatgcaagctgctgctgtatGCTGATGATTCTGCATTACTGCTATCTGGGAATGATGTCAGTGAAATTCACAACTCTTAGTAATGAATCagaaagtgtgagagagtgGCTCATAGATAACAAGCTTTCAATACATTTGGGTAAAACCCAGTCAATCCTGTTTGGAACAAAGACGTCAAgaacaaatacactgaaaatcttTTGTAATGGAACTgaaattttataatattttgtctcatatttAGGAATAATATTGGACCAGTCACTGTCCTGTGAATCAGTTGTTGATAAAATATTATCTAAGAGTGGCAGCAAACTTCAGTTCCTGTTTTACAGACTAAGACTCTTTTGACTTTTCTGTTGAGAAACTTCTCATGTCCTCATTGGTACAGAGTCAGTTTGATTCtgcctgttctgattggttcagtgGTTTGACATCTAAATTTAGGAACAAACTGCAGGTGatgcaaaataatattattcagtatttattaaatgtatcctGTTTAACTCATGTTGGTGATGAATTCAGAAGTGTAGGACTGCTGCCAGTACAGCTCAGAGTAGAACAACAGAAGCTGCATCATATGTTCAACATTATCAATGGGTTTGCTCCTCAATACTTCACAGATAACAATGGAACATACTCAGCATGGCTATAACACCAgggccagtgtgtgttcatataaagTCCCTCCAGTGAATAATGTAGCcagaagttcctttttttaagctgctgccgtgttgtggaacagcctcctgttacacatccagctgttaaaaATGAGAGGAGCTTATAGAAGTCAGGTCAGGACTTATTTATGGAACATGGTCACAggtttataatgaaatctgcaaTTCCATTTTTACTTCAGCCATCAAATTGTCtttgttgtactttgtgttttgatgtgggcgtttattattttatttaatttgtggtgattcagttttatgttgtttgtcttgtgttttgtcttttaacatcttgagtccatgttggaaataagtgttttcactttaacatgttttttatgtctgtaatgtataaataaatcatatcatgtcacttttcatatgaacaagcgagtgcaacaccatgaatgtcttccaggagagactgtctgaacatgtgatctgttatctccatatttaaatgattatcccgtctcctccctctctatgACGGCCGGCTTTTCACTGACGTGGTCGGACAACACGTCGTACAAACCAGTTCTTTCCTAGCATAACCTGATGAAATGTAATgtctgttcagtctttgcagCTTTACATTCTGACCTTCCATCAGCAGGTTGTCCAGGTTTAAAATGTACAGGTTTCCCCATGGACctgtcactcttcatggacagacagctggGTCcgggtccaggtccaggtccagcagagtctAGTCTGTGCTGCTGgatcctgaaacaacaacagctctgatAAATTATAATAGTAatgatactactactactactaacaataataataatgatgatgataataataataataataataataataataataataataataataataataataaaattcacaaagtgcttcacaggaataaaagttaaaattaagtacataaaaacaaacaaacaataagaaCATATGACACAAGTTAaagttaacataaaaacaaaacacaggcagcAGGGTACCTCAAGAAGAAAGAATGAACAAATGATCActtcacatcacacacagctCAAGATGACacaaaagtcattaaaaaagaAGCATCTTTTAAAAGCATCTATGGAAAATGCAGACTGTATATGTAAAGGAAGACATAGTGTTGGAGCCACATTTGCAAAGACACGAtcacctttagttttcagcCGAGAGCGAGAGACCTAAGTGACCTATTGTCAATATGGGGATTGATTAGATCACTGATGCACTCAGGTGCCTGTCCATGCAGGGCTTTATACGTGAtaacaagaaccttaaaatgaatcctaaaactTAAAATAGGTGTGATGTGAGTCATCCTGCTGGACTTAGTTAACTGAGCAACCCTGGGAGCTATACTGTGAGAAGCAATGATGAGAACCTCTGTCTTGTCAGTATTAAGCTGTGAGAAGCTGTTTGACATCCAGTCCTTTATGGCAGTCAGACAGttgtgcagcacagacagttTGTTGGGGATATTGGGCTTAAAAAAGACATAGAGCTGAATATCTTCAGCGTAACAGTGATCATGGAATGGAAATATCACTAAATTTGCTGGTAACTTGACCTTGGGGGAGCATATATAAAGCAAAGAGAATAGGACCCAAAATGGAACCATGAGGCACACCacaggaaagagcagcagtttgGGACATCTAAGGACCAAGAGACACAGAAAATCTCCTAtctgagagggaggaggagaaccAGTCCAGGTCACTCCCTGAGACAACCACACCCTCTCTAAGCCTTTCTATCATTATTctgtgatccacagtgtcaaaagctGCGCTATGATCCAGCAGCACTAAAATGGAGCACTCACCCACATCAGAAGACATCATTATGTCCTTGGAAACTCTGAGAAGAGCAGTTTTGGTGGAATGCTTCTGACGGAAACCTGATTGgaatttatcaaaaatgttgtgtGCAGTCAAACAGCAGTGAGCTGTTTGGCGACAACCTTCTCTaaaattttagaaataaaaggcAGCTTGGATATAGGCCTGTAGTTATGGAGACTGTATGGGTCAAGGTTGGTTTTTTCAGGAGGGGCTGCACAACTGCATGTTTGAAGTAAGCTGGGACACAACCAGATTGCAGGGAGCTGTTTATAATAGCAACCAAGTATAGACCAATACACTCAAGTGCATTTTTGAGCAGGGAAGTGGGTAAAATGTCAATGGTAGAGGAGGAGGATCTCATACTACCCACCAGAACAGTGAGGTTTTGCCTGgaaattggagaaaaacagtcaaaaattGATGGTCAAAAAACACAAGTGGAGAGGGGAATAAATGAGGGGATGATGCTAGCTCTGACATCTCTAATCTTACcaacaaagaaggaaagaaaattgCTGCAGTTCTTATTTGACCAAACAGGTACATCCGGAGGTGCCGGAGTGACgatgtgtgtttactggtggAGATGAGGTTGGAGCAATAAGAAGCCCTCGCATCTTTAATCAAGTTGTTTAGCTCGGTTAACAGGTCTTTGAAGTGAAGACGGTGAGCACTGAGCTTAGTGGATTTCCACAGTTGCTCTGCCCTCCAACATCTACGCCGGAAACAACGAATGGTGTTATTTAACCAGCGAGATGAATTTATGGAGGGAACAGATCGCAATTTACAAGGAGCCACTTTGTCCAAGATGGTGGAGCAATGAATGTTAAAAGACTGGACTAGACAATCTTTGgttaaaagctgcagaaaactTTTCAGCTGTGAGATGATTTAAGATACAAAAGCATTTTAAACTTTCACTAGGCAGAGAATCTAGATTAAAAGACAggttaaacaaaacacaactatGGTCAATAACAGGCTGCACCTCAGAACAAATGGAGTTAATAGATGAACCATGTGTAAAAACAAGGTCCAGAGTATCCCCACTAATGTGTGTGGGCTCAGACACATGTTGAATAAAATTACAAGACTCAGCGACGTTAAGAAAATCAGCAGCAAAGCTGCAAGTGGCATCATCCacataattattaaaatcaccGACCATAATAACTTTTTCCAACCTCatgatggaggataaaaaaaatcactgttaaaaaaaataaaatataaaatgtgcatgttggatagaaatgaaaagtctgTTCAGTTTTTGCAGCTTTACATTCTGACCTTCCATCAGCAGGTTGTCCAGATTTAAAATGTACAGGTGTCCCCATggaccagtcactcttcatggacacacagctgggtccaggtccaggtccaggtctaggtccaggtccaggtccagcagagtctggtctgtgctgcttctttgttcttcaacacaacacacacagagctttgagtgtgaataatgatggtggagtgatgtgagtggagaacagtgatggacagttagagatcctcatctcacctctgagctttggtctggctgtcatgttccccacacagagagcttttagagggagggactccctcctctctgtcctcacactgatccatagcagagaaacacctttacacaaacacaagaacaagctcattcattacaacaagctgcacatcacaCCAGCACTGCAGTTACAACGGCGTCATTCTTGATTCAACCACCAGATGGCAGCAAAGTAAGACATTATTCTTCATTTCCACtgaggtttaatgtttaatgttttactttcaGAAGGTTCCAGTTCTCTGTTGGCTTTTCATTTACcactatagagcacatttaatggagatgagctgctggtggagtcagctgtgtggcagaagaaataaaaatactcaccaGGTGAATTCAGATCCACATCCAGTCACAGAGTCTTTGTAGCTtcacctgcagaggaaacacagagagagaaactgctgctgattctCCTTCATCAGTCCTTCATCATCAGTCTGAGGACTCTGGTTTTCTATGGAGTCATTTGTACTTCTTGCTGTTTTAATTAGAGATTGTACTGAATGacactttattgattaataacaGTTAAGCAGCATATCACACTCAGAGGCCTGACATGTATTTCAACTGATGACTTAGTGAATATACATAAAGATACTGATGCAACaattttcacaaatatcagTGGAGACAAAACTTGTGAAGTTTGTCAGACACTAAAcgtgttctctctcttttatccccGAGGAGATTAGAAGGAGCCACAAGatcacatgaatgtttgtatttcagagcatcaatgcatcatatttttatttacattcatctttatttatggTTCTGTTATAGTTGCTACAGCTGTGTTATATTCTATTTGATCTTGTGGGAATGTTGTCTGTCAATCAGTGTTAGATTATAAGGATCAAAGTACAGACGTTTCCATGATTTATGGTTGAATTAAtggagcatcatcatcatcttcatcatcatcatcatgtacagtaaagattaaaacagGCAGAATAAGAGAGAACAATCTGTCTGACTCAACACTAAATGCAGTTCTGTACAGCAGAACAAAGATCTTCCTGTGATGAGGCATCATATTGTAGTTTAAACTCCGTCATTATTCCACAAACagagtttactgtgttttgatgacagtgattcactttgtagtttatataatgtgacattgattttatattgatatagtATAAAGATACTGAATGAAGATTTGGCAGCAACATAAACTTTAGTTTCTATTGCTGCAGCTCTTAGCTtggttaaaatactgaatatcatcaatgaaaagatgttttcaacagtttgtCTGTGATATAGTTTAGAAAGATTCCAGAGAATattatttaatgacttttattaGCTGTTAATCACTAACCATACCACCTGTGAAACAAAGTCTCCCTCACTACCAGCATGatactggttattaaaacaTGCACCAGTTTAAAGGTGACTGAATGGGGCGACCCTTCATACTGACACTAAACTTCtctgacaatgaataaaatgttttacacaaacaaactcaagacTGTTTGAAACCGTTTGAGTTCATTTGATGTCAAACTGTCAGAACATAATCACATGACTGTGTTTAAGTGCAGTTAGTGACGTGTTGAAAGCTGATAAAATGTGTATCTGTCAGGTTGGTGAGCTGTTGTTGACTTGCTAGCTAGTGACAGTGTTCCTAATataactgcagcacattttactgtttgatgaacaataaattcactgcagaacatctattaaaacatggtttacttttactgctcaacattaaacacaactaaacagcatattattaataatctatttcattcatttatgaaaagcagcagcatcataCATTGAGCCTTTAACACTCAGTGtcagctgtgtatttatttgagtctcatttattattattgatgcacatattacatgttatatGCAGGTAATTTTTCAGAGTAACAACAGACAGTGAAAGGTTGACTGTTGGAATTAGTGTTAAAATAGTGCAGACGTGGAACAATGTATGGCACAGGGGTAACATTCATTAAGACCTGCATTATTGTCTCTGATGCTGTGAAATACACGCAGGGCAAcagggcagtgcgtaatgttTGTGCAGCGACTGAGTGAAGCTTCATCAGAGTGAGCAGGAagttgtcagtgtgtcagtaaatgtacagaacagactacagtgtgtcagttaataaatgctgcagcttgtcaagaccaagaaaagtcacgtctgttatttccccaactgctggaaacaggaagggggttagctccacaGTTAGCAACcatgggttagcctaacctgaagacactgaacacagaaacagagaacagagaaatgttctTCACCCCCCCAGACCAAACCAGTCGATCCAGGGGAAACACTTCCACCAGTattcaacaaagcaacataaatCTCTACTGGTGTCACATCTGGACTCATCCTGAGCACGGCCGCTTTGCTCCCAATGATTTCACTGTATAAACtctgaatctgtgtgtaacaggtCACCTGTTTTCTGTACAGAAAAGCATTTAAGTTAATAATTCTATCGTGAGATCTCAACGTCTCATCAGAAGATTTAAATAGTTGATGAAGTTACCGCTGTCTCCCAGTCTGGAGACACAGgtatggatgctgctgctgtgtgacagcCACAGCTGTTCATTAAAGTCAGAGGAAAGGAGCTACATTACACATCTATCAGCGTCACACAGAGTCTGAAAGCTCCGGCCAGATTTAaccccttcctccaccactgccacACACTCTCTGTATGTTGTAGATTAAgatatttttacctgtttttacttctatgtttgtactttttatggACTGTAACTCTATTTTTACTCAGCATGTGACCCAcatgttctctgtgtttcttcttcttgtaaatAAATCAAGTTATTTGAACTTGAAGCTGTCACTAATACAGACAGAGCAGGTTGTTGGACAAATGATGTAAGTTATTGATCTGTGAACACTGACTCAGTACTGTCAGCTGTTATTGGACACTTTGAACTAGTGATGAGCAAAAATGAACAAACGaatctttttagtgtcaaacgTAGCGAGTGCTCATGAATCCCGGACTTTTCCCACTCATACCGCCCACACCCATCACTGTTATCGTAGGGTCCTGCTCACACTGCCTGCCTGCTACGGTGGTGCAGTCGCTCTAAACATGAATGAACATCAATGAATGAGCGGGAATCACCGTCTCCAACGGGGACGTCAGTGAGTGACTCGAGTCCAGACAGCCTGGCAGCTACTCACTGAACGAGACTGAaccacctgctgctctctctgctaCCCGCCCCTCAAAAACACCGACTGATCGTTGGTCAGTGACACATCACATTTCTGTCACATCGTATTGAGCTTATATAGCCTACCTACATACAAGTGGGATGCTGAATCAATGcattgaaattaatattttatctttattaatgtaaaCTTATACATGATGACTGGTAATGCACTGAAGAGAAATTTTGTGGGGCAGGCAGCACGAGCTGTCGAATGACTGCAGTCAAGTCAGCCGCCACGTAATTTCCTACTGCGCGCACACTTCCGTTATTACGGTAATGAGTTTTTCTACTTGGAAGACAAGGATGGTCCGTCGACTAAATGTGGTTTAACATCGCTGTCATTTCCTGTACAGTCGACCGATAATATTACAGTTTGATtgaaacagcaacaacacaacaacttcCAGAACATTTCACTGTGGAATTAAACAATAAAGGACCAGTAGGAAAGTACGTGGCGGCTAGTTGGACTGTAATTTCCGGAGTGGCGGCTGACTTGACTGCAGTTGTCGAATGTGTCTGTACTATAACTGAGTGTCACAGAGAAACTGACGGCACATTTtgcaaaaagtatcaaaactcCAAAGGTttgatatatttacatgtatcaaCTGGAAGGAACCGATACTGTGAAAAGAATCGGTCCGCCCATCACTACTTTGAACAGTGAAcctaaaatggaggaaaacctCCAGCATGTTGATTTGTGTTGACTGTTAGTAGAGTTCTGAACTacagatttctgctgtttctactgGAACTAAACTAACAAGATGAACAAAGAGTCATTCAAGagtcaaacagtgaaaactgtcacaatataaacacaataaagtcacaataaatacctttagaagaagaaaagaagctgCGACACGACGAGCACAGAACGAGGAAGTAAACTTCAACAGgaaataa includes the following:
- the LOC122995884 gene encoding NLR family CARD domain-containing protein 3-like; translation: MSKHHALVDQESSEVPSGQSAQQHQTHLDSIFMLLEENIITFVKNELKKMQKVLSPDYPECLESQREDEEVLDGEEEEQRRSSRAAFLKITLHFLRRMKQEELADRLQSRTPAGRCRRKLKSNLKKRFQCVFEGIAKAGNSTLLNQIYTELYITEGGTAEVNDEHEVRQIEIASRKPDRPETTIRQEDIFKASPGRDEPIRTVMTKGVAGIGKTVLTQKFTLDWAEDKANQDIQFTFPITFRELNVLKEKKYSLVELVHHFFTETKEAGICRFEEFQVVFIFDGLDECRLPLDFHNNKILTDVTKSTSVDVLLTNLIRGKLLPSARLWITTRPAAANQIPPECVSMVTEVRGFTDPQKEEYFKKRFRDEKQASTIISHIKTSRSLHIMCHIPVFCWITATVLEDLLKSREGGELPKTLTEMYIHFLVVQSKLKNVKYDEGAETDPHWSPESRKMIESLGKLAFEQLQKGNLIFYESDLRECGIDIRAASVYSGVFTQVFKEERGLYQDKVFCFVHLSVQEFLAALHVHLTFINSGVNLLAEEQTTSWWPQVFKEKQKYTKPHFYQSAVDEALKSPNGHLDLFLRFLLGLSLQTNQTLLSGLLTQTGSSSLTSQETVKYIKKKISEDLSAERSINLFHCLNELNDHSLVEDIQQYLRSGSLSTDKLSPAQWSALVFILLSSEKDLDVFDLKKYSASEEALLRLLPVVKASNKAVLSGCNLSERSCAALSSVLSSQSSSLKELDMSNNNLQSSGVKLLSAGLESPHCALETLSLSGCLITEEGCASLASALSSNPSNLRKLDLSYNHPGDSGEKLLSAGLENPRWRLDTLRLQPAGVRWLTPGRRIVIDFMSHTWARCGLAYKAWPSTELPALFSSPLPLPARRSTAEW